AGGTTGAGGAAAGTGAGCGGTTATAAACACCTGCCAGAACTGCGTGAGATCATGAAACGGGCTCTGGCGGGGAAGATAATGGTGAAAGCGGCGTGACGGTCATGCCGGGAGTTTCAACTAAAAAAGGGATTGACTCCTGATCCGTCCCATTAAGGACGTTCGTTATTTCTGGCCTAAGAATGACGAGGCAAAAAAATGCAAAACTCCATCCTTGTCATCGGCGGCGGGATCGCGGGCATGACCGTGGCCGTGGAGGCGGCGGAGTGCGGCCGGAAGGTCTATCTTGTCGAGCGTGAAGCCTTCCTGGGCGGCAGGGTGGTCCGGATGAACAAGTATTTCCCGAAGCTGTGCCCGCCTCTTTGCGGATCGGAAATCAATTTCCGCAGGATACGGTCAAACCCCAACATCACCGTGCTTACCATGTCGGAATTGGAAAGCGTTTCCGGCGACGCCGGGGCTTACGAGGCAACGATCCGCACAAATCCGCGATACGTGAACAACAAATGCACAGCCTGTGACGACTGTGTGAAAGTATGCCCCGTCTCCCGGCCGGACGTTTTCAACGCCGGGATGAGCCAGACGAAAGCAATATACCTTCCCCACCAGATGGCCATGCCGATGAAATATGTCATAGACATGAGCGTGTGCAAAGGCGAGCAGTGCGGGGAGTGTGTGAAGGCTTGCAAGTACGGCGCGGTGGACTTGAAAATGGCGCCTGAGACGGTGAAGCTTGCCGTCTCCTCCATTGTGTACGCCACCGGCTGGAAACCGTATGACGCCTCAAAAATCGCAAACCTGGGTTACGGCGCGGTGAGAAACGTGATAACGAACGTCCAGATGGAGCGGATCGCCGCGCCAAACGGCCCCACAGGCGGCAAGATATTGCGGCGTGACAACGGCGAACCGGCGAAAACCGTGGCCTTTGTCCAATGCGCCGGATCGCGGGACGAAAACCATCTGCCATACTGTTCGTCGGTCTGCTGTCTTGCCTCGTTAAAGCAGGCCACATATGTTCGCGAACAATATCCGGACAGCGAGGTCTATATTTTCTATATAGACCTGCGCGCCCCGGGCAAGTATGAGGATTTTTATAAAAAGGTCGCCGCAGACCCCAAGATAAAAGTGATCAAGGGCAAAGTGGCCAAGGTAGAAGAGTCGCCGGACGGAAAGGCCGTCGTCACCGCCGAGGACATCCTGGGCGGGGGCAAGATGAGGGTTTCGTGCGACCTGGTGGTCCTCGCCACCGGGATGCAGCCGGAGAGCGGGGCCAACAACGTGGCGGCCGTGGACGAGAGCGGCTTTATGCCGGATGAACTTCAGTTAAAGCGCAACATCTTTTCGGCTGGGGTGGCCAAGCGGCCGATGGACGTGACAAGCTCCATACAGGACGCCACAGGAGTGGCCCTCAAGGCTTTCCAGGCGGGAGTGGCGAGGTAATCATGGCGGACGAAACCAGGCTCGTGAAAAAAACCGGTGTCTATATCTGCTCCGGCTGCGGGATCGGCGAGGCGCTGGACGTGGCCGCCCTTGAGAAAACAGCCACCGGCGAGATGAAGGCGCCGGTCTGCAAAGTACATCCGTTCCTGTGCGACGGCGCCGGGGCTCAACTTATAAAAAATGATATCGCCAACGGCGGGGTGAACGCGGTTGTCATCGCCGCGTGCTCCCCGCGCGTCAACTACGATGTGTTCGACTTCGGCCCGGACGTTTTGCTCGACCGTGTTGATATACGCGAAAAGGTGGCCTGGAGCCACGAGCCGGGCAATGGGGACACGCTTGCTCTGGCGCAGGACTATCTGCGGATGGGCCTTGCGAAGATGAAGGAGATGGACTTTGCGGCGCCGCATCCGGACCCGGTGGAACGGTCTGTTTTGGTCATCGGCGGGGGAATCAGCGGGCTTACTGCGGCCAAAAACGCGGCGGCGGCGGGATTTAAGGTGCACCTGGTGGAAAAGACCGGGAAGCTTGGCGGGTGGGCGAACGTCTTCCGCAAGACGCTCCCGAAGCAGCATCCATACACCGGCCTGGAGGAGAACGACATAGAGCTTCGCGTGAAAGACGTGGAGCGAGACCCTTCCATCACCATCCATCTGAACACCACCATCGAGTCCATTTCCGGCGCGCCGGGGATGTTCGACGTGGCTATGACCAACGGCGCCAAGTCCACCGCCCGGGCCGGCGCGGTGATCCTTGCTGCCGGGTGGAAGCCGTATGACGTTTCAAAGCTTACGCATCTTGGCGCTGGATTGCCGGACGTGATAAGCAGCGTGCAGTTCGAGGAGATGGCAAGCAGGGGGGTGGTTTTCCGCCCATCGGACAAGAAAACGCCGAAAAACGTGGTGTTCATCCAGTGCGCCGGGTCGCGGGACGATAGTCATCTGCCGTACTGCTCTTCGGTCTGCTGCGCGGTGTCGCTAAAACACGCGGCGTACCTGCGCGATCTGGACAAACATTCCTCCGCCACGATCATATATAAGGACATACGCACCACGGGAACCAGCGAACTTTTCTACAAGCAGATACAGCAGGACCCCGGAGTGTTCCTGACAAAAGGGGACGTGACGAAAGTGGAGCGCGAGGGGGAGCATCTGTATGTCACCGCTGAAAACACGTTGCTCGGCGGGGCCGTGCGGGTGAAGGCGGACCTTGTGGTGCTGGCGGTGGGGATGGTCCCGGCCACTTTCGATCCCACTGTTACGGTGGACAAGCCCGCCGGCGAGATGACCGACCGCGACCGGTTCAAGATCGGCAAGGCGCCAATCCTGAACCTGACATACCGCAAAGGCTCCGAACTGCCGGACTTGAAGTACGGATTCCCGGACAGCCATTTCATATGTTTCCCATACGAGACCCAACGCACCGGCATATACGCCGCCGGGGCCGTCCGCCATCCGCAGGACATGGCAAGCGCGATAGCCGACGCGGCGGGAGCGGCGCTAAAGGCTGTGCAATGCGTCACGCTGGCCGGGCAGGGAAGGGCGGTTCATCCGCGCGCCGGGGACACGAGTTACCCTGATTTCTTTCTGCAACGCTGCACCCAGTGCAAGCGATGCACGGAGGAGTGCCCCTTCGGTACCCTTGACGAGGACGAGAAAGGGACGCCAAAGCCAAATCCCACGCGCTGCCGCCGGTGCGGGGTGTGCATGGGGGCATGCCCGGAGCGCATCATAAGCTTCAAGAATTACAGTGTGCCAATGGTCGCCTCGATGATAAAGGCGATGGAGATACCCGATGAGTTCTCCGGCAAGCTGCGCGCGCTTGCCTTCATATGCGAGAACGACGCCATGCCGGCTGTGGACATGGCCGGGATCATGAGGATGAAGTACGATCCGGAGCTAAGGGTGATCCCGCTTCGCTGTTTGGGCTCCACAAACCTTGTGTGGATAGCCGACGCGCTGGCGTCCGGGGTGGACGGGATCCTCATGATCGGCTGCAAGCACGGGGACGATTACCAGTGCCATTTCGTGAAAGGTTCGGAGCTTGCCGCCACGCGGATGAGCAAGGTGGCCGAGACTCTAAACCGCATGATGCTCGAGCCGGAGCGGATCCGGGTGGAATCGCTTGCGATCAACGAATACCACCGCGTGCCGGAGATAATCAACAGCTTCATGGAGACGCTGCGCAAGTTCGAACCCAACCCCAACAAGGGATTTTGAGGACCAAGGTGACCACGCATGGCTGACATCAAGGCGCCAGTGATTGAGCCGGACGCCGGGTTCGTCCAGAGGATAATGGACAACGGAGGCTCCACGCTGAAAAAATGTTTTCAATGCGGCAATTGTTCCGTGGTGTGCGAGATATCGCCGGACGGAGAGCCGTTCCCGCGCAAAGAAATGATCTGGGCGCAATGGGGATTGAAGGAGAGGCTGCTGGCCGACGGGGACGTGTGGCTCTGCCACCAGTGCAACGACTGCTCGGTCCATTGCCCGCGTGGCGCCAAGCCGGGCGACGTGCTGGCGGCGGTGCGCAACATCATGTTCAGCCATTACTCCGGATTCGGCTTCATGGGGCGGCTGCTGGCAAGCCCCGCGAGTCTGCCGCTGCTTTTCATCTTCCCGATGGTGTGGATATACGGATTCATTTACATAGGGGCCAAGCCCGGCTTTATGGGCATGGAGCCGATGCTGTACATAAACATGATGCCCGAGGTGGCGGTGGACCTGGCCTTTTTGCCGGCCGTGGGCCTTGCGGCGGTGGCGGCTTATCTGGGAATAACGCGGTTCTGGAAAGAGCTGAACGCGGCCAACCCGGCAAAAGGCTCGCTTGTGGCGGCGGTGATTGCGGCGGCTATCGGCGTTGGGCGGCATGATAAGATGTCCAAATGCATCGCCAACGCGCCAAGGTTCACGGCGCACCTTATGACGATGTACGGATTCATATTGCTGATAATCACCACCGGGTCTGTGGCGGCGCTATATTGGGCGTACAAGCTGGGAATCACCGGCTTTGAGTACCACGAGATAGCGCTTTCCCACCCCGCCCGGTTGACCGTAAAACTTATCGGCAACATCGGCGCAATATTGGCGGCGGCGGGGGTGTGGCTGATAATCTCCCGGCGATACGGGGCAGGAAAAGAGAAGGTGGGGGTGACGGGCTATTACGACTCCCACTTTATCTTCATCCTTTTCGCCACAATCATCACAGGGGTGATGGCGGAGCTGTTCCGCGTGGTCAACGTCGCGGCGCTGGGATTCGGCGTTTACTACATACACCTTGTGTTCGTGTTCGCATTGCTTGTGTACGCCCCGTTCTCCAAGTTCGCCCACATGTTCTACAGGTTCACGGCGCTCGTCCACGCGAAAATGATCCAGCGGGAGCGCGCGGGGGCGGCGTGATAAAACTTTCGAAATGGAGATATAAACATGGCCAGTCTTGTTAATCCGCACGGCGGCGACGGCCTGAAGCCGCTCTTGCTGCAGGGGGAAAAAAGGAACGAGGAGCTTAAAAAGGCGGAAAAGCTCGCAAAAGTCGTCATGACCTCGCGGGAGACTTCCGACCTGATAATGCTCGGAATCGGCGCGTTCACCCCGCTGTTTGGGTTCATGACCCACGCCGACTGGCAGGGGGTGTGCGACGGGTATCACACCGCTTCCGGCCTTTTCTGGCCCATACCGATAACCCTTTCCATTTCAGAGGAGCGCTCCGCCTCGCTCAAGGAAGGCCAGGAAGTGGCCCTGGTGGACGAGGAGACCGGCCAGATAATGGGGACGATGTTGATCACCGAGAAATATCTCATCAACAAGGCCCATGAGTGCATGACGGTGTTCAAGACCACCGACCCGGAGCATCCCGGGGTGCAGAAGGTGATGGCGCAGGGGGATGTGAACCTGGCGGGGCCCGTGAAGGTATTGTCGGAGAGCTATTATCCGGAAATGTTCCGCGACGTGTACATGACCCCCGCCCAGACCCGCAAAGCCTTCGAGGAACGGGGATGGAGCACAGTGGCGGCGCTGCAACTGCGAAATCCGATGCACCGCTCGCATGAGTACCTGGCGAAAGTGGCCATAGAGGTGTGCGACGGGCTTTTAATCCACCAGCTAGTCGGCAAACTCAAGCCCGGGGACATCCCGGCGGAAGTGCGGGTGCGCGCTGTGAACGCCCTTGTGGAAAACTATTTCGTCAAGAACACGGCGATCCAGGCCGGTTATCCGATGGAGATGCGCTACGCCGGCCCGCGCGAGGCGCTGTTGCACGCGGTTTTCCGGCAGAACTACGGCTGCTCCCACCTTATCGTTGGACGCGACCACGCGGGTGTGGGAAATTACTATGGCCCCTTCGACGCGCACAAGATTTTCGACGAGATACCGAAGAACGCGCTGGAGCTAAAGCCACTCAAGATAGACTGGACGTTCTGGTGCTTCAAATGCGACGGCATGGCCAGCATGCGCACCTGTCCTCACGGCAAGGACGACCGGTTGCTTCTCTCCGGCACGATGCTGCGCAAGACACTGTCCGAAGGAGGGGAGATACCGAAGGAATTCTCACGTCCCGAGGTGTTGAAAATTCTCCAGGAATATTACAAGGGGCTCGACGAGAAAGTGGAAGTGAAGCTTCACCGGGCCGCCACCGGGCAAGGGTGAGGCGATCAGGTCACAACAATCCCAGCCCTTCGATAATGCTGATCGCGACGATGACTATTGTCGCGATCAGCAGCGCGTAAATCGCCACCCGCAGGACCTTGTCCTGCCAGGGTTTTGGCGGCGGCTCCGGAGGAAGATTGATGGACGACGTTATCGCCCGGCTCAATTCAACGGCTTTGTCCAGATAGATCGCTCCCAGCTCCACAGACGGCATGAGTTTCATTGTGACGCCGTTGTCGTCTATCTTAAGTTCCGCGCGGGCCGGTTCAAGCATGGCCAGCATATCGTCAATCGCCTTGACGGCATTGTCCGACCCCAAGATAGCGGCGGCGGAACGGCTGTCTGTCGCCCATGCCCTTGCGAATTTTTTTTCAAGCGACTCTGAAAGGGGAATCGCCTCATGTCCATATGTGGCCGTCGCCGCTTTGATTATTGGAGAGAAAACAGGCTTCAGCGCGGCGCTGACATTTTGTAGCTGCACCCCGGCCAGGTTTGAAAGCCTCAGGCCGATGTTCAGCGGGCGTTGATGGAAGATCGTGATGGAGGTGTCATTCGGATCGTCCTCGTCCTCAACCGAGTTGACGATATAAAGCGCCCGGTGGCCCTTGTACGGCCACTCGCGTTTCATCGGTGAAAAAGTCCCTCCCCCCAGAAGTGGCGGGGCGCCAAGGAGGACAAGGTGTTCATTGAAAATCACCCTGCGCCTTCTGGCGGTGGCGATGAAGGCGGCGGCCACAAACAGCAATATCGCCGCGGCGATCTGGACAAACCACTCCTTCACAAACGGCAAAAACCATTCCCTGACGGTCTGGTCAAACCAGTCCATGCCACCCGTCCTCTTTTTCGTAAATGATACTTCAATTTCCCTTTGATATCATATGCCCATGAAAAAAATCATTCTCGCCACGCGCAATGAAGGAAAATTGCGGGAGTTCAACCATGCCTTCGAGGGGACGGGCATGGTTTTCGTCTCTCTTAAGGATATCCCGGGAGCGCCGGAGGTGGAGGAGCATGGCGATACCTACGCGCAGAACGCCCTTATAAAAGCCCGCGCCATCGCGGAGCGGACCGGCCTGCCAACCGTCGCCGACGATTCCGGGATTGAAATAGCCGCGATGCCCGGAGAGCTTGGCGTAAAATCCGCCAGATACGCCGGTGACAGGCCATATGCGCAGGTCAACGCGGAAATTCTGGAAAAACTGGCCGGAACGCAAAACCGCGCATGCCGCTATGTGTGCGCCATAGCGTTCGTTGACAGTGCCTCCGGGCGGGAGGAACTCGTTGAGGCCACCTGTGAAGGAGTGATTCACACAAAACAGGAGGGAGATCAGGGCTTCGGATTCGACCCGATATTTTTAGTCCCCGAATATGGCAAGACAATGGCCCAACTGCCGCTGGAGGCGAAAAATTCAATAAGCCACAGGGCGAAGGCAATTGAAAAGCTGAAGAAATTATTAGGCCAACCGATGGGCGCTTGAATTAAATAGCAGGTGATATGCGATGTGTGTTAGCATATCTGTAAAAATTCGGACATATTGTAATCAACTGGTGTCTTTTTCGTGGCCCTTGATAGACAAATGTCCAACCGCCGCACGGTGGCTTCGATTAGAATAAGCTAACACTTCTGTGAGGGATTATCATGTCATCCTGGACAAGGGGCATTAGGGGAGACTCGGGTTTCACACTGGTGGAACTTTTGATCACCGTGTCAATTATTGGGATTCTTTCCGTCATAGCCATCCCTCAATTTAACAGTTACAGACAAAGGGTCTATGACACCACGGCCAAGTCCGACATGACCCAGTTCCGCAACGCCGTGATAAACGCCGGGTCCGGAAGCAGTTGGAGCACGTGGCAGACCGGGCCTGCCCAACACTCTCGATTTTCGGACGTAAAGATAAGCAACGGCGTAAAAATGCTGACGGTCTCCTGGAATATCGGAGGAGCGTACGTTTTCTACGCCTACACCTGCCACCCAAACGGGAAAATGGGCTATTTTATGTACGTTCCATATGGCGGGACAGATCCTTTCGCCGGATGGGGCTGGGCTCCAAACAGGATAGAGGAAAGCACCGTCTACTACCTGGCGTTCTGCTAGAAAGGGCGCAAGGTCCGGCGCACTTTAACTTTATTGGCCTCCAGGGCGCAGATCATTCGCCCCTGATTTTTTCGATTTTGCGCTCCGCGCCTTCCAGGATGGAAGCTTTCTGGGCTAAGAAACCTTTTTCAAGTTCTTCCGCCGCCGCCTGGCCTTCCGGATGACCGCGCAGCTTGCCAAGCTTGCCGTCGAGCATTATGCGCTCCTCGGCTATTTTCGCCTCGGCCTTGCTCCGGATTTCAGCGATTTTTCCCTTTTGGGCGCCCGTCAGTTTTTTTGCCGCTCCCCCCTGGATTTTCTCCGCCTTTTCCATCGCCAGTTCCAACGCCGATTTCATCTTTCTTCTCCTCCTTTGGAAGCACCGCGCTCGTGGACTTCACGGGGCTTAACGTTTTTATCCTGTAACCGGGCTTAATGGGCGCGTTGACCTCCATGGCGTTTATGGAAGCGGTCTCCATCGCCATGCCGTCGTCGCCGCTGATCTTTTTGGCGATAGCGCGGAACGTGTCCCCCTCTTTGACCGTATAGATATGCACCACATACGGCGGCAGGGTCTTTCCCCGCCACGCAGGCTTGCCGTATTTTAATCCCTCTATCTCGTCCAGGTACCTGTCTCTGTAAATATTCAGCGATCCATCGCGCGCCTTGAGAAGTTCGCTTTTCCCCTCCGCCTCAATAATCCTGCTCACTGTGTCCGGGTGCGTGGCCTGGAATCCATGGTAGCTGTGCCCCCCCAGGCGCTCTATCGTCCTTAACGAGCCCAGGAACTGCACAATTCCGGCGGGATCGTATCCGGCGTCATAGGAGGTCATAAGCCCCACCTGGTCGGACTCGATTTCCATATCGCGCCCGTAACCGAGCAGTATCTGCTGGGAAAGTGATGTGGAAACGGTGACCCACGCCGAGGCGTTCTTGCGCGCCTCCTCGCTCAAAGCCAGCCCGCCGAGAGTCAAAAGCGCGGAGCCGATCTGTTTTTTCATCTGCTTTACGGAGTGATGCCCGATGACATGGCCGATTTCGTGCCCCATCACCCCTGCCAGGGCCGCCTCCGAGTCCAGCGTCGCCAGCAATCCGCGTGTGACATAGATATATCCCCCGGGCAGCGCGAAGGCGTTCACCATTGCGTCGTCCACCACCTTGAAGTGGAATTCGAATTCCTGATCCCCCATTTTCGAAAGGATCCGCTTGCCGACCCTTTGAACGTATTCCTGCAACTTCGGGTCTTCATACAGCCCGTATGCGTGGATTATTTCCCTGTCCGTTTCCCGGCCCAGCGCCTCTTCGTCCGTCCCCTCAAAAAGGGCCATCGCCCCTGTGGAAAGGAACAACGAGGCGATCAGCGCCGCGGCGCAGATCGCCGGCGCGAAACGCATTTTAATGAAGTCCATTTTAAGCCCACTTTAAAATATGAATTGTAACACGGGGCCTGACATTAAAACCGGGTCCCGCCCGGTTGAGGCGGTATCACCCCGCCGGGCGGTAACGCCGCCATCGAAGCGGCGTCAGGAAGATGCGGGCGGGACGCCCGCGCTCCAAGGGGAAAATAGCGTTAAATATCTGTTGAAATGACGGCCCGGCGATTGTATATATGTTAAAGGTTCGCAGGTGGCCTTGACAGGCATAAACGGGAAGACGGTTTGAATCCGTCGCGGGTCCGCCGCTGTAACCGGGGACGAAAACCTCAAAATTGCCACTGTCTTTAGATGGACGGGAAGGCGAGGCAAGTAGGACGATCCGGAAGCCAGAATACCGGCCGTCGAACATTGTGGTGACAACCCTCGAGAAACAGGGGAGATTATTGATGCCGTCACAGGCTTGTTTTTCATCCGTGTTCCCTTTGCCGCATAAGGTGGCCGCATTGCGCTGGAGCCTGGCATGAGCCACGAGTTCCCGGAGGATTGGCGCAAGGGGGTTTATCAGGCCATACTGCGGCGGCGCGATATCCGTCATTTCCTGCCGGACCAGGTTCCCCTGGACAAGCTCGCCAGAATATTATCCGCCGCCCATCACGCCGGATCCGTCGGTTTCATGCAGCCGTGGGATTTTATATTGGTGGACGACATGGATTTGCGAGCCCGGGTACGGGCCCATGTGGAGGAAGAGCGGCTTGCCGCCGCCTCTGCTTTCACAAACGAACGGCGCGAACAATATCTTTCCTTCAAACTGGAAGGGATTATGGAATCGCCGGTCAATATCTGCGTAACATGCGACCGGGAACGCCAAAGCGGGCCGGTGCTTGGGCGCAACACTATCCGTGACACGGATTTATACAGCACGTGCGCGGCCATTCAAAACCTGTGGCTTGCGGCCCGCGCGGAGGGCATTGGCGTGGGCTGGGTCAGCATCCTGAAGCCTGACAAACTGAAGAATATGTTAAACATCCCGCGGCGGATGGAGCCGGTTGCGTATCTTTGCCTCGGCTACGCAAAAGAGTTTCCGGTTCGCCCGATGCTGGAGACATCAGGCTGGCTCCCGCGCGTTCCACTTGCGTCAATTGTCCACAGCAACAGTTACGCCGCCGCATGCCCGGAAGAGCTTGCCGGCTTGCTAAACAAAGAGCCGCTTGGCGGAGGTGGGCAAGATGAACGGTGATTTTTCCGCTATGCTCATCTCCGCCACCCACAGCGGGGCCGGAAAGACCTCCATATCCCTGGCCCTGGCCGCGGCGCTGAAAAAACGTGGCCTTGCCGTCCAGACTTTCAAGGTGGGGCCGGACTATATTGACCCGCAGTATCTTGCGTCCGTGTCCGGACGGCCGTGCTACAACCTGGACGGCTGGATGATGGGGGAGGACTATGTGCGCTCCCTTTTCGCCGCAAAAACACAGGACACGCAGGCGGCAGTCACCGAAGGGGTGATGGGGCTTTTCGACGGGGACGGCCCGGCCTCCCTCGGCGGAAGCGCGGCGCAGACGGCGATGCTTACCGGCGCGCCTGTGATCCTGGTGGTGGACGCCAAGGGGATGGGGGGCTCCGTGGCGGCGCTGGTGGGCGGTTTTGCGAATTTTTCGCGGGAAGTGGAAATCGCCGGGGTGATCGCCAACAATTGCGGATCGCAACGCCATGGCGAGATTCTGCGCGAGGCGCTGGCGGCAGCGTCGCTACCCCCTTTGATCGGGGCGATACCAAGAGGGGCTTTCCCGGCGTTGCCTTCCCGGCATCTGGGACTGATAAGCGGGGGCAAGGCCCGTCTTGACGATGTAGTCATTGAATCATTCATCCAGACGATAGAGAAGCATTGCGATATCGGCAAAGCATTGGACCTGACGCGGATAACAAGGCCCGGCGCCATATCGGCGCATGAAAGCGAGCCGTCAAAATGGGTAAGGATCGGCGTGGCGCGGGACGAGGCGTTTCATTTCTATTATCAGGACACGCTCGACGAGTTGGCGCGGCGCGGGATGGAGATCGTCCCGTTTTCACCGCTGTCGGACAACAATTTGCCGGAAGGGATCGGCGGCCTGTATTTGGGCGGAGGCTATCCGGAGGAACATGCCGAAGCGCTTTGCGCCAACGAAAGCATGCTCGAAGATGTGCGGCGTTTCGCTTTGGACAAAAAGGGGGCGCTCTACGCCGAATGCGGGGGGCTAATGTACCTTTCCCGGGGGATCAGGACGCTGGACGGCAAGGAACGCCCCATGGCG
The genomic region above belongs to Nitrospinota bacterium and contains:
- a CDS encoding CoB--CoM heterodisulfide reductase iron-sulfur subunit A family protein — encoded protein: MQNSILVIGGGIAGMTVAVEAAECGRKVYLVEREAFLGGRVVRMNKYFPKLCPPLCGSEINFRRIRSNPNITVLTMSELESVSGDAGAYEATIRTNPRYVNNKCTACDDCVKVCPVSRPDVFNAGMSQTKAIYLPHQMAMPMKYVIDMSVCKGEQCGECVKACKYGAVDLKMAPETVKLAVSSIVYATGWKPYDASKIANLGYGAVRNVITNVQMERIAAPNGPTGGKILRRDNGEPAKTVAFVQCAGSRDENHLPYCSSVCCLASLKQATYVREQYPDSEVYIFYIDLRAPGKYEDFYKKVAADPKIKVIKGKVAKVEESPDGKAVVTAEDILGGGKMRVSCDLVVLATGMQPESGANNVAAVDESGFMPDELQLKRNIFSAGVAKRPMDVTSSIQDATGVALKAFQAGVAR
- a CDS encoding cobyrinate a,c-diamide synthase: MLISATHSGAGKTSISLALAAALKKRGLAVQTFKVGPDYIDPQYLASVSGRPCYNLDGWMMGEDYVRSLFAAKTQDTQAAVTEGVMGLFDGDGPASLGGSAAQTAMLTGAPVILVVDAKGMGGSVAALVGGFANFSREVEIAGVIANNCGSQRHGEILREALAAASLPPLIGAIPRGAFPALPSRHLGLISGGKARLDDVVIESFIQTIEKHCDIGKALDLTRITRPGAISAHESEPSKWVRIGVARDEAFHFYYQDTLDELARRGMEIVPFSPLSDNNLPEGIGGLYLGGGYPEEHAEALCANESMLEDVRRFALDKKGALYAECGGLMYLSRGIRTLDGKERPMAGILPAWTRMRDKYRSLGYVEAKLENDSILGKSGAILRGHRFHYSEIDGDPSGAQGWPAYSLKRKGRDETSGDGFANGKLLASYVHTHLASNRAAMDAFISSCGGL
- the rdgB gene encoding RdgB/HAM1 family non-canonical purine NTP pyrophosphatase encodes the protein MKKIILATRNEGKLREFNHAFEGTGMVFVSLKDIPGAPEVEEHGDTYAQNALIKARAIAERTGLPTVADDSGIEIAAMPGELGVKSARYAGDRPYAQVNAEILEKLAGTQNRACRYVCAIAFVDSASGREELVEATCEGVIHTKQEGDQGFGFDPIFLVPEYGKTMAQLPLEAKNSISHRAKAIEKLKKLLGQPMGA
- a CDS encoding pilin; the encoded protein is MRGDSGFTLVELLITVSIIGILSVIAIPQFNSYRQRVYDTTAKSDMTQFRNAVINAGSGSSWSTWQTGPAQHSRFSDVKISNGVKMLTVSWNIGGAYVFYAYTCHPNGKMGYFMYVPYGGTDPFAGWGWAPNRIEESTVYYLAFC
- the sat gene encoding sulfate adenylyltransferase; translation: MASLVNPHGGDGLKPLLLQGEKRNEELKKAEKLAKVVMTSRETSDLIMLGIGAFTPLFGFMTHADWQGVCDGYHTASGLFWPIPITLSISEERSASLKEGQEVALVDEETGQIMGTMLITEKYLINKAHECMTVFKTTDPEHPGVQKVMAQGDVNLAGPVKVLSESYYPEMFRDVYMTPAQTRKAFEERGWSTVAALQLRNPMHRSHEYLAKVAIEVCDGLLIHQLVGKLKPGDIPAEVRVRAVNALVENYFVKNTAIQAGYPMEMRYAGPREALLHAVFRQNYGCSHLIVGRDHAGVGNYYGPFDAHKIFDEIPKNALELKPLKIDWTFWCFKCDGMASMRTCPHGKDDRLLLSGTMLRKTLSEGGEIPKEFSRPEVLKILQEYYKGLDEKVEVKLHRAATGQG
- the bluB gene encoding 5,6-dimethylbenzimidazole synthase, with amino-acid sequence MSHEFPEDWRKGVYQAILRRRDIRHFLPDQVPLDKLARILSAAHHAGSVGFMQPWDFILVDDMDLRARVRAHVEEERLAAASAFTNERREQYLSFKLEGIMESPVNICVTCDRERQSGPVLGRNTIRDTDLYSTCAAIQNLWLAARAEGIGVGWVSILKPDKLKNMLNIPRRMEPVAYLCLGYAKEFPVRPMLETSGWLPRVPLASIVHSNSYAAACPEELAGLLNKEPLGGGGQDER
- a CDS encoding M48 family metalloprotease, whose translation is MDFIKMRFAPAICAAALIASLFLSTGAMALFEGTDEEALGRETDREIIHAYGLYEDPKLQEYVQRVGKRILSKMGDQEFEFHFKVVDDAMVNAFALPGGYIYVTRGLLATLDSEAALAGVMGHEIGHVIGHHSVKQMKKQIGSALLTLGGLALSEEARKNASAWVTVSTSLSQQILLGYGRDMEIESDQVGLMTSYDAGYDPAGIVQFLGSLRTIERLGGHSYHGFQATHPDTVSRIIEAEGKSELLKARDGSLNIYRDRYLDEIEGLKYGKPAWRGKTLPPYVVHIYTVKEGDTFRAIAKKISGDDGMAMETASINAMEVNAPIKPGYRIKTLSPVKSTSAVLPKEEKKDEIGVGTGDGKGGENPGGSGKKTDGRPKGKNR
- a CDS encoding hydrogenase iron-sulfur subunit, which gives rise to MADETRLVKKTGVYICSGCGIGEALDVAALEKTATGEMKAPVCKVHPFLCDGAGAQLIKNDIANGGVNAVVIAACSPRVNYDVFDFGPDVLLDRVDIREKVAWSHEPGNGDTLALAQDYLRMGLAKMKEMDFAAPHPDPVERSVLVIGGGISGLTAAKNAAAAGFKVHLVEKTGKLGGWANVFRKTLPKQHPYTGLEENDIELRVKDVERDPSITIHLNTTIESISGAPGMFDVAMTNGAKSTARAGAVILAAGWKPYDVSKLTHLGAGLPDVISSVQFEEMASRGVVFRPSDKKTPKNVVFIQCAGSRDDSHLPYCSSVCCAVSLKHAAYLRDLDKHSSATIIYKDIRTTGTSELFYKQIQQDPGVFLTKGDVTKVEREGEHLYVTAENTLLGGAVRVKADLVVLAVGMVPATFDPTVTVDKPAGEMTDRDRFKIGKAPILNLTYRKGSELPDLKYGFPDSHFICFPYETQRTGIYAAGAVRHPQDMASAIADAAGAALKAVQCVTLAGQGRAVHPRAGDTSYPDFFLQRCTQCKRCTEECPFGTLDEDEKGTPKPNPTRCRRCGVCMGACPERIISFKNYSVPMVASMIKAMEIPDEFSGKLRALAFICENDAMPAVDMAGIMRMKYDPELRVIPLRCLGSTNLVWIADALASGVDGILMIGCKHGDDYQCHFVKGSELAATRMSKVAETLNRMMLEPERIRVESLAINEYHRVPEIINSFMETLRKFEPNPNKGF
- the qmoC gene encoding quinone-interacting membrane-bound oxidoreductase complex subunit QmoC — encoded protein: MADIKAPVIEPDAGFVQRIMDNGGSTLKKCFQCGNCSVVCEISPDGEPFPRKEMIWAQWGLKERLLADGDVWLCHQCNDCSVHCPRGAKPGDVLAAVRNIMFSHYSGFGFMGRLLASPASLPLLFIFPMVWIYGFIYIGAKPGFMGMEPMLYINMMPEVAVDLAFLPAVGLAAVAAYLGITRFWKELNAANPAKGSLVAAVIAAAIGVGRHDKMSKCIANAPRFTAHLMTMYGFILLIITTGSVAALYWAYKLGITGFEYHEIALSHPARLTVKLIGNIGAILAAAGVWLIISRRYGAGKEKVGVTGYYDSHFIFILFATIITGVMAELFRVVNVAALGFGVYYIHLVFVFALLVYAPFSKFAHMFYRFTALVHAKMIQRERAGAA